In Posidoniimonas corsicana, the genomic window GCTGTCGGTCCGCTTGGTGTTGTTGAGGTTCTCACCGCCCGGCGCCTTCTGTGCAAGGTTGGACACCATGCCGTAGCTGACGGTGGGCTGGCCATCGCTCTCGATCGCGAACGGGTTGCCCACGGCAATCACCAGGCTGCCCTTCTTGAGCTGCTCGGCCCGACCGATCTCGACCGGCTTGAGTTTGTCGCTGCGTACCCGCAGCACCGCCAGGCTGCTGCGGGGATCGGCCCCGACAATCTCGGCCGGCAGCTGCTCGCCCTCGATTGTGGTGACGAAGTGGAGTTCGCCCGGCTTGACCACCAGGTACTGGGTCAAGATGAGCCCATCGGCGCTGATCACCACGCCTGCGCCGGTCACCTTCATCGTCGACGCGGTGGGGTCGTTGCGGCGGAACTGCTCGAGCGGATCGAGGCCCGGCAACCCCGCGTTCAACTCCTGCAGCGCACGCAGCTCGCCCGGCTGGAACTGCTGCCGCAAACGGGCTTGATCCCCAGGTTGCACGCCCGCGCGGGGCGTCGGCTTCGGGGCGCGAGACACCGCCACCACCGCCGGCTCTACCCGCTCGATCACGCTGATTAGGTTGGACTGAAACGCCGCCAGCAGCTCGCCCTGCCCCTCCGGCGCCGGCGCCTGCGACGACGCCCGCCCGCCAAGCAGGCAGCACGCAGTCATGCCGACGGCAGCCATAAGCCGGACGCGGGCTGGACTGCAGAAACGGTCCCGCCAAGTCGCGCGGGGGGTAGTGGTCGTGCCGTGCCTCATAGGCCTTCTGTTCGCATGGCCGACGGACGCTCCACCCCAGGGCGGGCCCGACGGCGGTTACTCTTCGGCGTCCTCGTCTTCTTTCTTCTCCGCGGCGACCTCACTGGGGGTCATCGCAAGCAGGTCGTCGAAGCCGCCCGCCGCCAGGACCTTGCTCTTGATCTCGTCGGCGACGCCCGGGTTCTCTTTTAGGTACAGGCGGGCTTTCTCTTTGCCCTGGCCGAGCTGGCTCTCGCCGTAGCGGAACCAGGCGCCCGTGCGTCCAATGATCTTCTGCTCCAGCCCCAGGTCGATCAGGTCGCCCTCGTAGCTGATGCCATCTTTGTGCATCATGTCGAACTCGGCAACGCGGAACGGCGGCGCCACCTTGTTCTTGACAATCTTGGTCCGCACCCGCTGGCCGACCACGTCCTCGCCGTCCTTCAGCTGGCCAATCCGCCGCACGTCGATCCGGCAGGACGAATAAAACTTGAGGGCCCGCCCGCCCGGCGTGGTTTCGGGACTGCCGAACATCACGCCGACCTTCTCGCGGATCTGGTTGATGAAGATGACGGCGGTTTTGCTCTTGGCGATGGCGCCGGTCAGCTTCCGCATCGACTGGCTCATCAGCCGCGCCTGCAGGCCAACGTGCGAGTCGCCGATCTCGCCGTCCAGCTCCTTCTTGGGCACCAGAGCGGCCACCGAGTCGATGACGATCACGTCGACCGCGTTGCTCTTGATCAGCATCTCGGTGATGTGCATCGCCTCCTCGCCGTGGCTCGGCTGGCTCACCAAGAGGGTTTCCAGGTCCACGCCGATCTTCTTGGCCCAGCTGGGGTCGAGCGCATGCTCGGCGTCGATGAACGCGGCGATTCCGCCCTTCTTCTGTGCTTGGGCCACCACGTGCAGCGCCAGGGTGGTCTTGCCGCTGGACTCGGGGCCGAACACCTCAATGATCCGCCCGCAGGGGATGCCCTGCCCGCCCAAGGCCATGTCGAGCGACAGGCTGCTGGTCGAGATCCCCTCGATCCGGCGGTCCGACTCGCTGCCCAACGGCATGATGGCGCCCTCGCCGAACTGCTTCTCGATCGCGGCCACGGTGTGCCGCAGATCGTCGCTGTTCTCCAGGACACTTTCCATCAACGACTTCTTCTCCGGCTTGGCCGCCTTCTTGGACGTGGACTTGGACGCCTTTCCCCGCTTTGCCATACGATTCTTCGCCGATCCGTTGTTCACTGTTGCTGTAGAAACCATGCGACAAGTCCTTTTATGGTGGAGGTTTACGGATGTTTCAACCCATCCGTGCCGAGATTGCCGTCGGGCTCAGACCGGCGAACGACGATTACTGTACGCCCGAATAGTATATCGGTGTACAGTACCTCCAGCAAGAGAAATCCTGTCGGTCTTTTCCTCCGTCGAGGACGCTGCTGGTAAACCTAGAGGGTCACGCGGGCCAACACGTGGTAATCGGGTCCGTCCAGCCTTAGCTGGCTGGCGTAGACTGTGACCGCATCAACCACCATCTTTCCCGCCTCGAAGCGCTCGAGGCTGGACAGCTCGCCCGCTAGCTGCTGGGAGGGGCGGGCGGAGCGGATGAGCCGCCCGATAGTCAGGTGGGGAACGAACCGGCGGTTCTCGCCCCGGAACCCCAGCTCGGCCAGCTCGTCGTCGATGGCGCCGTGCAGCTCGATCAGCCGGTCCTGCCCCTCCCCGACGCCGACCCACAACGTCTTGGGCTTGTCGGCCGCCGGGAACGCTCCCACGCCGCGGGCCTCGATTTCGAACGGGTCGAACGACTCGGCGGCCGCCTTCACGCGGCCACAGACGTCAACGATCTCCTGGTCCGTGATGTCGCCGAGGAACTGCAGCGTGAAGTGCAGGTTCTCCAGCTCCACCCACCGGTAGTCCCGCCCGTGAGCGGCCAGCAGGTCCATCAGGGCGACGGCGTTCGACCGAACCTCGGGCGAGGCCTCAACGGCGATAAACGTGCGGGTCTTCAACGCAAATCCTTCCTTCGCAGCCGACTTCTACGCACAGAAGTCTGGCGTTCCCTCTAATCATGCGTTGCATTATCGCCTCCCACAAAGGCTGCTGCCCGACTCTCATAGGCCAAGCGTGTACGGACGGCCTCTCGGAATGCTGGGCTTGGCGAGCCGAATCCAGTCTTCTCAAGACTACCGAGGAGATTGTCAAGCAGGTACGCGGGGGTAAGCAAGACCCCCCGAATCCCCCACCAGCCAAACACAGCACAATGCAGAGCGTCGAGCAGCTTTTGCCGCCGACCACACGCATCGCAGCTTGCACGGGTGCATTCACTCTTCAGCAAGAAGAGTATGCTCGTGATCCGCACCGAACACTGAACATCCACTGGACCAGCTCCACCACAAACGGGACATTCTCCAGTATGGAGCCTCAGTACCTCTGCCTCCAGTTCCTCATCCGACGGACCATATTTTCTTAGAACTTGACTCGCGACGGATTGGCAGTCGCGTCCACAAAAACGAGGAACCCCTAGATTATCTCCGGCAAAGGTCAGACCACTCCCGCAATTGAAGCAATTCGCCACGGTGCCTGCCAATCCTCTAGAACGTCAGCATCTTGCGGAACTTGACCATCCGCTCCTCGATGTCGTCGCGGGTGATCTCCTTCATCCGCGCCAGGCCAAAGCCCTCGACGTTGAAGCTGGCCGCGAGGGTGCCGTAGGCCATGGCGGTCTTGATCTGCTCGGGCTCGAAGCCGTCGTCCTTCTCGGCCAGGTACCCCATCATTCCACCGGCAAAGCTGTCGCCGGCGCCGGTTGGGTCAACCACCTTGTCGGTTGGGTAGGCCGGCATCACGTAGGTTTCATGCTCGGAGAAGAACATGGCGCCGTGCTCGCCCTTCTTGATGATCACGAACTTGGGGCCCATCTTGCGCACCAGGTGGCCGGCCTTCACCAGGTTCTCGGTGCCGGTCATCAGCTTGGCTTCACTGTCGTTAAGCACCAAGCCGTCGAGCTGGCCGAGCAGCGCGTCGAGGTCGTTCCGCTGGGTCTCGATCCAGAGGTCCATGGTGTCGGCAACGGCCAGCCGCCGACCGGGGGTCTGGTCGAGCACCTTCTGCTGCACGCCCGGCACGCCGTTGGCCAGGAAGATGTACTGGGCCTTGCGGTAGCTCTCGGGCAGCACCGGGTTGAACTCGCCGAACACGTTCAACTCGACGTTGAGCGTCTCGCGGTCGTTCATGTTCGGCTCGTACCGGCCGGTCCAGGTGAACGTCTTGCCGCCGTCCACCACCTGCAGGCCCGTGGTGTCGATGTTGCGGCTCTGGAGCAGCTCGGTGTGCTCGGCAGGCCAGTCCTCGCCCACCACGCCCACTAACCGCACGGGGGTGAAAAAGCTGGCCGCATAAGAAAAGTGCGTAGCCGACCCGCCCAGCAGGTTGTCGTGCCGACCGCCCTCGGGCGTTTCGACGTTATCAATGGCGACCGATCCAACAACGAGCAGTGGCATAGCTTGGCGGGGGGATGGGGGAGACTGGGGGAAGGCGCACGGTTTGAGCAATCCAGGATTATCGCGGGCGTGGGGCTCCGCCACAACCGGGCCGGGTTTGCCGCCCCTGCTAGAGGCCGCGGACCACCTGGTAAGCGGCCTGGCCGATCATCCGAGCGCCCTCGGCATTGGGGTGAAGGTTGTCGCGGAACAGCTCTGGTCGATTGGCGAACATCGCGTAGCCGTCCAGCAGCGGCAGCCCCAGCTGTTCGGCCGTTTCGGCGATGGCCGGCCGGATCGTCTGGTCGAGGGTTGGGATGCTGATCTCCGGAAGCGGATCGAACACCGGCGGGGGCAAGGCGACCACCACCTGCGCGTTGTCGCCGGCCTTGCGCAAATGCTCGACCAGTTCGGTGTAGTCCCTGCGGAAGTTGGCGAGGTTCCCGAGGTTGGCGTGCTGGGCGTCGTTCGTGCCGAGTGAGACCACCACAATCTGGCCAGCAAACCGCTCGGCCGACGTGAAAGACGGCGTCCGCCAGTAAGGTTCGTTCGTTTCGCGCCCCGCGGTGGCGCCGCTGTAGCCGAAGTTGCGAACCGAGTAGCCCTCGCCCAGCAGCCGGCCTAGCACCGCCGGGTAGCACTCCTCGCGGCGGTTCTCAAGCCCGCGGCCGAAGGTGACGCTTGCGCCGACGCATGCTACGCGGCGGGGAGCTTCAGGGGGTGCAGACATAACTGGGCACTCAGGGGTAGGAACGCGGGTGGGGGTCTCAATCTCGTGCAAGCGGTCCCAGTTGAACAGTGCCATGTTGGCGGCACGGCGCCGAGCCCAGTGGTCCGGCTGGCCCCCCCTCCGCTCCCAGTGCTGTACGAGGGGGCGTCGCTACGCCCGAGATTCGCCCTGCTTTCCCGCGAAAAGTAGCCGATCATTTGCAATAAATGTCCTAGGAGTTGGCCACGGCCGCGCATAGGATCAACTGCGCATTGATTGCGTCTTTTCATTTTTAGGCTGCTCAGCAAGCGTCGACTTTTTCGCTCGTGCTTCGGGATGAGGGTGTGTGGCGCCCCCTGAGCGTTCAGCGGTTTTGCCTTATGTCGAGGCGGATACTTTAGTTGCGATCGTGGGCTAACGGCTGGTGAGATCCCGACTTTGGCCGGCGCCGCCAGCAGAGCGACCCGCCGCGGCCAATCGGTTCGCCTCAGTACTCAAGTTGTGCGGGAAAGGCGGCGTAAGTGCAGCCAGCCCGTCACGGATTGCGGATTACGCCGCCGGCAGAATGACCGGCGCACCGAACATACGCCACGGCGCGAGGGCGCCGGACGGCCACAACTCTCGTCCAATGACCTATTCACATCTGGGAGGATGACATGGCGAGCTTTGGGAGACCAACACTTGGCTGCGTCGGCGCGATGATCGCCGGCGCGGCGCTGGTATGGGGATCGGCGACGCCGGTCCACGCGGTGCTGCTGGCGTACGAGGGTTTCGACTACGACTCCGGCTCGGCGCTCAACGGCCTGGACGGCGGCACTGGGTTCGACGGCGCCTGGGGCGACGTGCTCAACCAGGGGATCAGCACCACGGACGTGATCGTGGCCGACAGCCTGACCTACTCCGACACCGGCGGCAATATGCTGCTGACCTCCGGCAACCGCATGCTCAACTCCGGCGCCAGCAACACGTCGTTCATTGGCCGTGCACTGGACTTCCGCCGCGACGACACCACCGGCTCAACCACCTGGTTCAGCATGCTGGGCGTCCGCCTGGGCATGCCGGTCCGCGGCGCCAACTTCACGCTGTTCGACACGACGCACGCCGACGACCCCGTCAACACTCCCCAGGGCGGCGCGGCGGAGAAGATCAACATCGGAGAGAACTCCAACGTCACGTTCACCCTGCCCGACGGCGTCACGACCGAGGACCGCTGGACCATCCGCGCCCCACAGGTGGTCGCGAACGCAACGCTGGCGGAGGACCCGCCGCCCTTCGAGAACACCGCCGGCCCCAACGTGCGTGACGTCTACTCCGACGTGCTGTTCACCGACCTTGCGATGTTCGTGATGCGCATCGACCACAACAACGGGGTCGCCGACTCGGTCACGATGTGGATGAACCCGGAACTCGACTCGACGCCCGCCGACGAGGACGCCTTCGGCTACTACCGCCCGGACAACCTGCAGGCCGCTGCCGACGCGCTGGGCGCCTCGGCCTACAACAACGAGCCCAATGGCTCGGAGTTCTCGTTCGACCTAATGCGGCTGTTCGCCGGCGGCGACCAGGGCGCCGGGCCGGGCGAGTGGCAGCTCGACGAGCTCCGCATCGGCGAGACCTTCACCGACGTCGCGCCGATCGCCGGCGCCGGCGGCATCCCGGGCGACTTCAACAACGACGAAACGGTCGACGCGGCCGACTACACCATCTGGCGTGACAACCTGGGCGGCGACGAGTCGGCCCTCGGCGGCAACGGAAACGGCTCCGGCACCGTCGACAACGACGACTACAACCTGTGGCGTTCGCAGTACGGCGCCACGTCGGCGCCGTCCGCCGCGAGGTCGGCGCCCGAACCGGCCTGCCTCGGCCTGCTGGCGGTCGCCGCCGCTGGCGTAGTGGCCCGCCGCCGGAGGTAACCGAAGTAACCCAATGCCGCACAACGGCACGGACGCGGGGCAGCGTCCGTGCCGTTTTTCTTGCCGCCCCCCACCCCGCCACAACCGCCTTCCATCGATCGCCCGACCTGTCGCGTCGCCCCACCTTGATCTGCACCCTGATTGTCAGCCCGCTCCGCCCGTGCTGGCGGAACCGGATACCTATGCCCCGCAACCGCACTGCCCACGTCTTGTTGCTGGCCGCCCTGGCCGGCCTGACGCCCCCCGCCGCTGCCCAGACCACCTGGGACATCGACAATACCAGCAGCATCGGCGGCGCCGCGGTGGTGGACGTTGTCGGCAGCCCGACGGTTGTGCCCACGCCGTTTGGCGATGGCCTCCGCTTCGACGGCAACGACGGCCTGATCGTGGACGCGAACCCGATCGCCGGGGCCGCCGCCTACACCATCGAGATGCTCTTCCGCCCCGACCCGATCGAGAACGTGTCCAGCAACCAGCCACGTGTGCTGCACGTGCAATCCGCGATCCCACCCGACCACCGCGTCACCCTCGAGACCCGCGTTACCGGTGACAACTGGTACCTCGACGCGTTCGTCCGCTCGCAGCGGCCCGGCCAGTCGAACCCGAGCGTCGTGA contains:
- the recA gene encoding recombinase RecA, giving the protein MAKRGKASKSTSKKAAKPEKKSLMESVLENSDDLRHTVAAIEKQFGEGAIMPLGSESDRRIEGISTSSLSLDMALGGQGIPCGRIIEVFGPESSGKTTLALHVVAQAQKKGGIAAFIDAEHALDPSWAKKIGVDLETLLVSQPSHGEEAMHITEMLIKSNAVDVIVIDSVAALVPKKELDGEIGDSHVGLQARLMSQSMRKLTGAIAKSKTAVIFINQIREKVGVMFGSPETTPGGRALKFYSSCRIDVRRIGQLKDGEDVVGQRVRTKIVKNKVAPPFRVAEFDMMHKDGISYEGDLIDLGLEQKIIGRTGAWFRYGESQLGQGKEKARLYLKENPGVADEIKSKVLAAGGFDDLLAMTPSEVAAEKKEDEDAEE
- a CDS encoding GDSL-type esterase/lipase family protein; translated protein: MSAPPEAPRRVACVGASVTFGRGLENRREECYPAVLGRLLGEGYSVRNFGYSGATAGRETNEPYWRTPSFTSAERFAGQIVVVSLGTNDAQHANLGNLANFRRDYTELVEHLRKAGDNAQVVVALPPPVFDPLPEISIPTLDQTIRPAIAETAEQLGLPLLDGYAMFANRPELFRDNLHPNAEGARMIGQAAYQVVRGL
- a CDS encoding PfkB family carbohydrate kinase; the protein is MPLLVVGSVAIDNVETPEGGRHDNLLGGSATHFSYAASFFTPVRLVGVVGEDWPAEHTELLQSRNIDTTGLQVVDGGKTFTWTGRYEPNMNDRETLNVELNVFGEFNPVLPESYRKAQYIFLANGVPGVQQKVLDQTPGRRLAVADTMDLWIETQRNDLDALLGQLDGLVLNDSEAKLMTGTENLVKAGHLVRKMGPKFVIIKKGEHGAMFFSEHETYVMPAYPTDKVVDPTGAGDSFAGGMMGYLAEKDDGFEPEQIKTAMAYGTLAASFNVEGFGLARMKEITRDDIEERMVKFRKMLTF
- the thpR gene encoding RNA 2',3'-cyclic phosphodiesterase, whose protein sequence is MKTRTFIAVEASPEVRSNAVALMDLLAAHGRDYRWVELENLHFTLQFLGDITDQEIVDVCGRVKAAAESFDPFEIEARGVGAFPAADKPKTLWVGVGEGQDRLIELHGAIDDELAELGFRGENRRFVPHLTIGRLIRSARPSQQLAGELSSLERFEAGKMVVDAVTVYASQLRLDGPDYHVLARVTL